From the Astyanax mexicanus isolate ESR-SI-001 chromosome 9, AstMex3_surface, whole genome shotgun sequence genome, one window contains:
- the ramac gene encoding RNA guanine-N7 methyltransferase activating subunit, translating into MEEYEAQFARRFTAQDEEYQQRVQSGARDPPVLEGWRGARGGGRGGGHIRFHHGGHCGGGDWGGPGWRSGPGGNQHNAPNQRPHYKRY; encoded by the exons ATGGAGGAGTACGAGGCGCAGTTCGCGCGGCGCTTCACGGCGCAGGATGAAGAGTACCAGCAGCGCGTGCAGAGCGGAGCGCGGGACCCGCCGGTGCTGGAGGGCTGGAGAGGCgcgagaggaggaggaagaggaggaggacacATACG GTTCCATCACGGTGGTCACTGTGGGGGAGGAGACTGGGGGGGACCAGGATGGAGATCAGGACCTGGAGGAAACCAGCACAACGCTCCCAATCAGAGACCACATTACAAACGCTACTGA